One Rhodothermales bacterium DNA segment encodes these proteins:
- a CDS encoding serine hydrolase domain-containing protein → MKRLLFILLLLAPIAGFAQDRTPSTLHIDATRLARVDSVLERYVRENRVAGAVGLVLRDGEVVYERAVGWADREAKRPMTTETVFRIASQTKAITSAALLMLVEEGRINLNEPVSRWMPTFAKTTVAVPSDTGVVMVPARRPILVRDLLTHTAGISYGRDAALAERYLEQGLGYGEAYGWYFAHLEEPACERLDRLGSLPFTAQPGERFVYGYNTDILGCIVERESGQSLDAFIAERITRPLGMRSTWFFMPPDQRSRLAAVYTPAADGTMERAPDGPLGQGDYVDGPRVSFAGGAGLLSTARDYARFLEMIRHAGTLDGVHYLAPHTVALMTSNQVGDLHNENGLGFGLGFETTDRAGANDFASVGSFGWSGAYGSVYEVDPHERLVLVLMIQVVPYVGSGIRESFKAAVYQSLVP, encoded by the coding sequence GTGAAACGACTCCTCTTCATCCTGCTCCTCCTGGCCCCTATCGCCGGGTTTGCGCAAGACCGCACGCCGTCCACGTTGCATATCGACGCGACGCGTCTGGCGCGGGTCGATTCGGTGCTCGAGCGGTACGTCCGTGAAAACCGGGTGGCCGGCGCGGTCGGGCTCGTGCTGCGCGACGGCGAGGTCGTTTATGAGCGGGCCGTGGGCTGGGCCGACCGCGAAGCGAAGCGCCCGATGACCACAGAGACCGTCTTCCGCATCGCATCCCAGACGAAGGCGATCACCAGCGCTGCCCTGCTGATGCTGGTGGAGGAGGGGCGCATCAACCTGAACGAGCCCGTTAGCCGCTGGATGCCGACGTTTGCGAAAACGACGGTCGCGGTGCCCTCGGACACCGGTGTTGTCATGGTGCCGGCGCGGCGCCCCATCCTGGTGCGCGATCTGCTGACGCACACCGCCGGCATCTCCTACGGCCGCGACGCCGCGCTGGCCGAGCGGTACCTCGAACAGGGCCTCGGCTACGGCGAGGCCTACGGCTGGTACTTCGCGCACCTCGAGGAGCCGGCGTGCGAACGGCTCGACCGGCTCGGCTCGCTCCCATTCACGGCCCAGCCCGGCGAACGCTTTGTATACGGCTACAACACCGACATCCTGGGCTGTATCGTCGAACGCGAGAGCGGGCAGTCGCTCGACGCCTTCATCGCCGAACGCATCACGCGCCCGCTGGGGATGCGCAGCACCTGGTTCTTCATGCCGCCCGACCAGCGTTCTCGCCTCGCCGCCGTCTACACCCCGGCCGCGGACGGGACGATGGAGCGCGCGCCCGACGGGCCACTGGGGCAGGGGGATTATGTGGACGGGCCGCGCGTCAGCTTCGCCGGCGGCGCCGGCCTGCTATCGACGGCCCGCGACTATGCCCGCTTCCTGGAGATGATCCGACACGCCGGCACGCTCGACGGCGTGCACTACCTCGCCCCGCATACCGTCGCGCTGATGACCTCGAACCAGGTCGGCGACCTGCACAACGAAAACGGCCTCGGGTTTGGACTCGGTTTCGAGACCACCGACCGGGCCGGCGCGAACGACTTCGCCTCCGTCGGGTCGTTCGGATGGAGCGGCGCCTACGGCTCGGTGTATGAAGTCGACCCTCACGAACGCCTCGTGCTCGTCCTGATGATTCAGGTCGTCCCGTACGTCGGCTCCGGCATCCGCGAGTCGTTCAAGGCCGCCGTGTACCAGTCGCTCGTCCCATAA